The Rhinopithecus roxellana isolate Shanxi Qingling chromosome 9, ASM756505v1, whole genome shotgun sequence genome contains a region encoding:
- the LOC104674078 gene encoding neutrophil defensin 4-like isoform X2 has translation MRTLAILAAIFLFALLAQAKSLQETADDTATQEQPGEDDQDLAVSFEENGLSTLRASGSQASHPCICRIGRCLRRESYSGRCSRIYILCCR, from the exons ATGAGGACTCTCGCCATCCTTGCTGCCATTTTCCTTTTCGCCCTGCTGGCTCAGGCTAAGTCACTCCAGGAAACAGCTGATGACACTGCAAcccaggagcagcctggggaagaCGACCAGGACCTTGCTGTCTCCTTTGAAGAAAATGGACTCTCTACTCTTAGAGCCTCAG GTTCTCAGGCAAGTCACCCATGCATTTGCCGAATCGGCCGTTGTTTGAGGCGTGAGTCCTACTCCGGGAGGTGCAGCCGCATCTACATACTCTGCTGTCGCTGA